The Cryptococcus neoformans var. grubii H99 chromosome 13, complete sequence genomic interval TAGCTCTGATCCCCTTGGTTGCGCAGGAGTGCCACAATATGCACTCATTAGAGTTCTTTGAAAGTGGCATGGATGTTATCACCGTGTGTGGGTTTTGACCTCAAAGAGAAGGAACTGATAAGATAGGCAGTCGTCACCTTAGGTTAAGAGTAGAGACCAGAAAATCAGGAAAGGTACGTACAAGGTGCTATCGTTCCTGGTGGAAAACAGCTTGTGAACCGTCTGTTGTAAGTGTTCATCAATCACTGGAGCAGTAGTGATCCTGTTTCAGTAGGTTGCAGATAGACAGACGCATCAACGAAGCTGGTATGTCTACGCTAACATCCTTTCAGCCCGCTGCTCCTTGCGAACCTATATTTGGCGATGGTTTATTGTTCCTGCTGATGCTACCTGCTCAATTATGCTGCAGACCAGTTGATTCGAATGGCATTCGTTTCAAAGGCTCCCGCCAAATCTATAACAATGATCTAGTACTTGTCCGTCCGGGTGGCTGAGAAAGGAACAAGCAACACgttttgaaaaaaaaaaataaaaaaataaTAAAACCTGAATGTTGCGAAGCCTGAACGCGATCACTAACTGTAAACTGTCAAGTCGTTCGGGTAATGCCAGGCTTGTATCATGAATCAGACAACTAGCAATCTTCTCCCGCCCACCACACGCACATTGAAATATGTCTGGGTTCAAGATTACGTAAAACATCCTGGAGAGCCTCAATTACATAATCGCAAAACAGGCTGTTATATAATTGGGGCCACTGTCAAGCTCGTACAGGTCGTTGTCGCAGGCACGTCGTGAACGTAGTTACTGCTACGTATGCACATATTTCAACAATACGATAATACTCGAAGAAATACGATATGTTATACTTCAGTCATGCAACGTTTTTAGGCTCAATTATCTTGTGTCAAGTGATCGTATTCTTTCCGGCTAGCTCTTTCCCACATGTTCGCTTCCCCGTCTCGGAACTTTTTTAACATGAGCAAAACCAAATCCCCGGAGGATGTCGACAATGTTCACACTGTCGTTGGCCCAAAGACCACCACCATACACCAAACCCCATTCCGATATATACCATTTCGAGAAGAATGCCATCCATCATACACACATAGCCCTACATATACGCTATTTAAGCCTCGATAGCGGCGATGGTCTCGGCCTTcttggaggtggtggtgtcGAGGTCCTTGGCGCGGGGGACTTCAGATGAAGGGACGGAAAGGATGATCTCGATGTGGCAGGGGTGGCCCTGGTAAGGGTTGCTAAATCCCAATATCAGTCCTCAATGACCTTCATTTCCCACTCGCTCTGTCGAAAAACGCACATTCGACCGTGGGCACGGTaagtcctcctcctggtCTTGGGAGCCTGTTGAACGACAATGTTCTTGATGATCAACTCCTCGACATCAAGGTCCTTAGCCTCAGCGTTGGACTCGGCGTTCTtgaggagacggaggaTGAACTTGACAGACTTCTCGGGCCATCGACCTGCAGCGAGTGTAAGAAACGCCCCAGGCAATAGAAATCAACACCTCTACACACCCTTGGTAGTCTTGAACTGCTTGGCCTGAGAAGCTCGGCCAATACCGCCAGCGAACCGTCGGAAAGGAATAACCTGCTTGTGGTCCTGAACGTCGGCGAGGTAAGTGTacgccttcttcaagttcATGCCTTTTGAAACCGCTCAGTATGATGTTTTTGATGAGATTCCGATTTTAACCAAAACTCACCAGAAAGGGCAGCGGCCACCTCTCGCATGTTCTTGAAGTGAGTTCGGAGGTACTCGCCTCGGGCCTTGGCGACTATAACATCCATCAGcctcatctttctccatGACCACCAATCCAAAGCTCAACGCACACTTCTCGGGGTTGCTCGCGGCGATGTGGGCAGAGGCGTATCGAACCTATTATTTGCACTGTCAGCTCCCCATCACTCGCTCATCCTTCATGTCTTCTGTGCGTATCGATTTGCCGAAGGGTATCGAGTACGGGGCGGGATGAAGACTCACCATTGTGAGTATAGGGCTACGGCCTTTTGagggatgaggaaagagaaagaggggatAAATTGATTCGGCGGCTCAAACCTCAAAGCAACGGCACTCCATCTGCCACAATCTGACGGAGTTTCACGGAGTTTCGAATTTTTACTTCCGCGACAAAGTGACGGTCATCGCCGCGGCTTTTTGCCTCCACCTGCGCGTTCACTAAATAACGCCAACGCCGGCGCCGTCGCTGCTTTGTACGTCTGTATTCATTCTTCTCAATGTTCAAAGTATACATAGTACATACTTTTTGAGACCATATCAAGGGGATCACGTTCTCTCCTCTACCAAATAGGCGGGAGGGTGACAAATGGCAAGTTGTCTTAGGACGCATGTTCATAAATGAATGTGACAGCCATAGCTTCGCGATGTTATACAGCCGACAGAATTCAAATGAAATGGTGGGTGCAGAAGCGACATATACAAATTGAAAGTAGCACATTTCTACCGCAGGCCATTATATCTCAATTGAACGCATGTCTATTATTGCTTGATAGCTTCAAAGCCTGTTTTCAGGTCCTCGATCAAATCCTCATAATCTTCAATCCCGACCGAGAATCGCACGAGGCTGGCTGTGATACCCAGTTTTTCAAGGCTTTCTTTGGGTAGTGACTACATGACGTGATTAGCCCTTTTGATCATACGAAAACAAACTTCCAACTACTCACCGCATGCGTCATTCCTGATGGCACCTCAATCAAACTCTCAACCCCTCCAAGACTCTCAGCTAAGCTGATGATGTTCAGAGAAGTGCAGAATTTCTCGGCTTGCTCAAGTGTGGCATCTTTCAGAATGAAAGTCACAACGCCGCCGAAGGGGATGCCCAACGTACGAACATAGGCAAGCGAGTTTTCTTTGAGTTTTTTAGTCTCCCCGGCAGGTGTCGCAGCCCATGGGAATTCCCAACCTAAGAACTCTAGCTCTCTTTTCAGGTTCTCTGATAATAACGGCCTTATCTGAGAAAAACCTCGGTCTTCCTTGTATCCAGGATAACGCACCTCACTGACTTGAGGGTGATTGTCTAAGAAGGCAGCGATCCTGAGGGCATTTACACCGTGCTTGATCATTCGAGTGCTAAGAGTCTTAAGACTTCGTATCATGAGATGGCAGTCacgaggagaagggcaTGCACCCATTGAATTTTGAAGGAATCGCAAAGCTTTTATTAACTCTGGCCGAAAACGAGCTGTCTGAGGTGAAACAGTGACAGAGCCCAAAATGATATCAGAATGACCTGACGAATACTTGGACAAGGATGAATAGGCAATGTCAGCCAGCGGCGGGGAATCAGGGCTGGTGCTAATAAGTGGGGTGAAGTTGAAAGATGACAGGAAAGTAGTGTCGACTAGAACCAAAGGACGGTTCTCCTCAGGAAGGCTCTTGACGATAGAGGATATCAGTGGGAGGGGATGGACCAACAGAGTTGGATTGGTGGGAATTTCCAGCCAGACAAGCTGTAAAATGAAGTAAGTTAGTGTACACTGGACATATCTCTCCTCAACTTTCACCCACCCTGGTATCCGGACGGATGGCAGCTCGAataccttcttcaccagCTTCTATCATGTCCAGATAAGTGATGTCGAGCCCAGTAGGGCGAGCGACTCGGGAGAAATATCTGGCCGTCCCACCGTACTGCGTTTGTTGGTCAACTGGCCAGGAGCAGCCCCCAGTGCAATTACTCACAACATCATTGACAGCCAAAATGTGTCCACCGCCACCATTACCATCTGCTCCCCCGGctcccccttccttcttggccaGAGTCACCCAATGGGCTATAGCGGCGGTAGCGGCCGACCCCGAAGAGAACACAAAGCTCTCTCCTTGTGCATCAGACAGAGGGGCGGTCTCTAGAGAGGTCAAAAGTTGCTCAAGGGAGGAGCGAGTTGGGTTTCCGCTTCGAGAGTAATCAAATCCCTGCCATCCGCCGTTTACTGTCAGTTTGACGGACTTCTCTAAAGCTTGACATGGAATATACCCAGAATACTCACCCGAGTCTTATTGATACCGTCCTGCTTGAAAGTCGTAGCAACGCTGAGACTAGGAACGACAGCACCGGTCGAAGGGTCAGGTTCTGAGCCGATGTGGATAGCTCGCGTAGCGAACTGATGATAGGACATGGTGCAATCGCGTGAGTATGAAGGTACGGTGATAATgtggagagggagagaatATGCCAGTTACGTTTGAAGAGCGTATATGCACAGGACGATGCCTGATTGCAGCAGATACGGATCGATAGGTGAATCGGATGATAGACCGCGTTGCATATATACCATCAAATACTTATATGTTTCTCCGATCTCCATTCGAAGGAGCCGAATGGTCACCAGGTCCTGTGTTGCTGCATGGGACTAGGCCGATGGCGCCATCTTCTGTCACAAGCTCGCATACCATACCGGCAAAGCAAACGAACGACACATGATGAGGGCAGGGGAAGTGGAGGTCATACCGTAACGGACAGTGCCGAAGCCTCACTACCCTGAACAACTTAGCCGGGGAAGCCGGCACGAGTCCTATTTTAATCATCTGTTCATTGCTTCTGCCTCCTCTTACATCTTTTCAGTCTTTTGtttcattctttctttgATTCAACGGCGAATTCCAGCCTTGAAGAAATAGCTATGTAGTATTCAAGATACACCTTATCTCATAACAGACAGCATCCATACGTAACTAATAAAAAGGAAATCAAATTGCAAAGGATAAGTATGTGCAATCAAGATGTGTGGCCTTCATGAGTTCATTGGTGGTGGTCGAATCCCAAACGTTGCATTTTGACAAGATCATGAAAAAATGTCCCATTTAATATATGCCACAGTCGGTACAAATCAAATAATATTTATTATATAGCAAGGccaccctcttcccatTTACTACACATAACTTTCCCCTCGGTCTTCATGTACTTCCTGCTCGACGCGAATTCGGATCTCGGTGGGCATGTTGTTCTCTTTGACCTGGATAGCAATGGGTGAAGTGAAGTTCTCCAACTGGTAAGGTAGCATATTAGACTCTGACTCACGATTTTGCGAATGGGAGAAATGCGTACTACATTAGGAACACCCAAGCCCGAATCTCTCTTCAACTCCCAATTCATTTCCTTCGAAGTTGGCAGTTCTTCAGAGCTGTACATGTTGGGGTCATTGAGATTGTATGGATGTTCACCCTGCGTATCCTTGATGTGCATCTCATCATTGTCCCACTGCCCTCCTTCGCGAAGTAAAGACATGAGAGCCACCCCACTTGCGAGCTGAGCGTGGTCGTTGTTAATTGCGTTGCGCGGAGCGCCAACCATGATGTTGTTGCGCTGATTGCCTTCCGGGGACCAGTTTCGAGGAAGGTAGAGCATGATGGAGATAATCAGcatgaaaaagaaggatcCAAATAACATTTGGGACATAAGGTCTATTGGATTAAATAAGCATAGATTGACAACGAGAGGGTTACTTTAGGAATTTGCCCACCGCTTGCAAGACTGTAAAATAGCAAGGTACCAGTCAGATTTAGTGCGCTGTTGAAGGTAATGTATGTCGAGCTCACGGAGTAGTTGCAATCAACTGCCTCGTGCTCAACCCGTCAATGCCAAGAACGACCATTCCTGACGAATATAAGAACCGGAAGAAAGTTCGGACCTTGTTGGCCTCTTGAGTGGAGTGAGTAAATATCGATACATGGGAAGATATGGCTTACCATGATAAAAGTGAAGTCGAGACCTGACTTCAGGTCCAGCGCCTGAAGCTTTCTACATTCGGGTCAGATTTTGTGTCGAATATTTCGATGGGATGGACTTACGACGTTATCCAAGAAGGCTGGGAACTTCCAGATGACTACGGAAGCAGCGCATAAAACCCTATCATCGTCATTCAGAAACAGCACGACCATATGGAAGCTTTAATATGGTACTCACACGAACTCTATGATACCATCAACGGCCATAACAGTAGCCATCTGCCGGTTCATGTTCAATCTTCCTCTATAAATCCAGGCGACACCACTCTGAAGCGCTGTTGAAACAATGCTAATTACGATCCAGGCgtagaagaaggatgaacTGAGCCAAGAACGAGCAGATTTGGGTTGTCGCACAGCTCGCATGAGATGATACCAGTAAAGACCTTCCTCAGCATTCAGCGAAGTCTGAAGACTGAAAGCGACTGATGAAAACAGTCATCAGTCGGGCGTTTAGGTAATGAAATGCTTGATCAAATGCTTACCGTTGAATATGATGGTGAAAACAGTGCTCAAGCTGACATATCTTTGACTAAACATTTCCGTAGGATACGGTATAGCTCCATATTCTTCGGTATATATCCATCCCAGTTTATATTTTATGTAACACCATCCTGCCCCCCAGGCAAAGAGACAGATGGTAGATCCCATTAGCATCCACTATATCTTGGTTAGCTTCGTGACTTCCTCTGGAATGTTGCTAACGTTGATAGATGATAGCTCACGGTCAAAAGAACTCTGAAccactccttcttctttggtaGAAGGCATTTACACTTATCAAATTTGTATGTgtggtggaaagagatgatcAAGGCCTTCATTCCGTAAACAAATCAGCAATATGACTGGGGAAGACCCAGTGGGAAAGCGAAAGGAATGACTGACCGATGCGCCGAGGACAGAAACTAAGGACATACTCGTGTCGTTCGTTGTCGCCATCGTGAGAATGTCGTCTTGGACGAAACCACGAAAATATAAATGGTAGGGAGAGGCGTCAGTCGCAGATTCCTATGCAAATCAGAGGATTTAGAAGTGTTTGAGATGTAAGATCAACGTCTCTTCTGCCATCGATCCTACTTTCGATATATATGCTGGTGAACCAGGATCATTCCAAGAGTCAGGCCTCTGCCTTGAGAGGTCAAGACAGAAAGGTACGACAACTCAATCAAAGGAATGGGACACATCGCCGAATGCCGAGTGATATCCAGGGCCAACCCAATGACAGAACATAACATCAAACAGCGGACAGTGGACAACACTCACTGCAAATTCGACCCACACAGTCAACAGTCAAAGGATACAAAATGGTTGTTAAGAGACGAAAGAATGTTTGGTCGAGAAGGGTGAGCCCGGAAACGAAAGGCGAAGGACGAGGGACGATCGGTTCCCGTAAAGGACCATCAATATAAAAGTGATCCATCAACGGCTACAAATATCATGAAACTGCAACTTCCTTTGCTTACATATATACCCAAAGCGCCGATAATAGTCCTAGATCACAGATGAAGAGTGCGCCCACAATGGATTTTATGTCCTTTGCAGCCCCATGAAGTGTTATAATATTAAGGTCTTCGAGGCAGAGAGGACGATCTAAAGGGACGAGCACGGActgcttcttttccccgTTGTTTCTCAATTTATCGATGATCGATGATGTGATTGTGTGTATGCGTGCATTGGTTGTGCATTTTGTGTGTCGCGTCTGATAGTGTGATATTTGTGTGATTGCATGATTTAGTATAGTGTTCATGCGATTCTTCGTCGTTGGGCTTGTGAAAGCTGCAGCTGCATGATTGTGTTTCTCACATATGATCGGGGCACGTGTAGCACAGCCGAAAGCTACATAGATAAATTATAAGCTAGTAATCGTACGTACCGCGGGGATGCGCTAGTGTTGAAGGCGTTTGCCAATCATAGTAGTATCACTCGATGGAGGACTGGCTACAGAGATGCCTGATGACGAGAAAGTTAcacgaagaagaaagaaaagagaattGTATCGATGGGCGCACGAGGCACGGCCGAGCGAACCATTTCCGGGATGAACCGTCCTCCACCTACTAGGCGCTTACCGATTCCATCGCCGGTGCCTACGACATCCAACAACTCCATCCCGCCCGCTAATTTCGACTCTTATCTGTCTATACATCCACACTGACCAGATCGACACCACAACCCACTCAACTGCAACGGACGACCGCTAGATGTCAACGAAACCAAAGCCCGAATTGATTGAGCAGCTAAAGGCACTCGGGATCTCTGAACGGACAGCATCCTTCGCATTATCCGTGAGTGTGGACGGATAAATATTGTCATGCGAGAGAGGCTTCTCCATGGATTAAGTGGAGTGTAGTAATGTGCTAATATTTAATCCGGAAATTTAGAAAACGAAGAATGATATTTCTAAAGCTGCTGATTACGGTAAGTGTTATATGGCCGTGATCTGTCGGTACCTTGCGAAAGGATGCCTCATTGCACGTTGATAAACAGGTGATGAACGACTGCTGACTATTTTCTGTTTTCCCTCAACaactctcctcttcgacaCCTTCGACCTTTCCCTCCGCCACCTCTTTATTGTCGTGCGCCCATTCCCATGGCCCCTCTACACCGCTCATTCTCACTGCCTGTCTCCCTTACAAACCCCGTCTCTCGTCTAAAAGCCCTAAGCGGCGCAGCGGGCAAAGACGAGGTAAGTGTTACATGTACAAAGAGCAAGCATTCTTTCAAGTCTATTCATCTCACCCTAGTCCCTTTTCGAGGATAACAGTGGATTTGGAGGCGGTTTGTAAGATTCGGGGCGCCTGATAGAGTCGTTGAAACCATCTTATGCTATAGCAAAAGAGGTTGAGTTCACAAGGATTTGTAAGATGTGACAGGACATCAAGTCCAGCAGGCTTTGCCTCATGGTTTAGTTGATCTTCGCCCATCCTCATTGGATTCAGGCATTATTAGCGGATTTTGGCTCAGGATTGGATAATGCTTGCCTCTTGGTCCTTTATCACTTTTTCCGACTTTGAAAGCTGACCAGTCATTTGTAGGTGAGCGATAAACCAGAACAAATTCATTCTCCTGAGGAACCTAGCTCGTCCTCTCGGCGTCCGTCCTTGGCCTCACTCAGGAGGTTATCTTCTAATGCTTCTGAGATCACTACACTTGAGAACAATGTGTCTAAAGTCCCACCTAGCAAAAAAAGTTCTCCATCATTGGGTTCTCTAACGCTGTGGGGTGGACGGCGCAAAAAACTTGACAGCTCTGCGGTTGGAGAGGACCAAGGTCTTGCTCCCAAGAATGTGGATGCTAacgaggacgagaaagagagaggacgGCGGGAGAAGAAATCAAACTCCAAATGCGTTCTAATACCAGAAAATGAAAATGAGCTGACACAGACTGTtcctccaccccttccatccaATACCTATCCTGATTCAAAATCTACCCCATCGGTGGCCTTGTTATCTTTGGACGACCAGGTTTCCCATCTCATTCTTGGGGCTATTGACCGCGGCAAGCCTGGCAGCTCTTCCAGCCCGGGCTCCAGCGAAATGAAGAAAACCCCGAGCGCTCTCGCCGCTCTTGGTTTGCGAGCAGCAGCCATTGgtagcagcagcagtgTCACACCCGTCCCGCCTAAATCGCCTGAAAAAATCGTAGaaccatctccaaaagaAGCTACCGAAATGAAAGCATCTTTCCTTCAGACTTCCAAGCCCGTAGGCGGAGCCGGCAAGAGTTCATCCAAGAACCGTGCACCTTCGCCCTTTTTTCGCGCAAGGCGAGCTCGTGATCAGGCTCGAGCCAGAGACACGAGTCCTGAAGTTGGAGCTTTGAAGAAAGATAAGGATAACTATGCAGAGAGCGATGGTGAGAGCGTGGGAGGACCTAAAAAATTCCGGCCTCAGGCTTTGGCATATGAGGACGAGTCAGCTTCCGAAGGGGAGACTGAGCACGAGGGCGAgaccgaggaggagggttCAGGTGTAGACCTTGACGAAGTGGATATCATTGATGAGGACGGCGAAGTCAtctttgatgaggaaacaGAGAAGAACACGGAAGCCAACGCTGTATTCTTCGAAGGTGACGCCGCGGGGCTGGGAGGTAGAGCACCAACGGACGACCCCGATGCTGCAAGAGATGATACCGATAATTGTAGCCAGCTCGACTTTTACGGCGAAGAAGTGGAGCAAGACGTACTGGGCGAAGGTCCCAATGTTGTTGTCCCGCCTGCGTCCCTCTTTGCTGCCCCTTCTAACCAAACtcgaggaaagaagaataagAATGTCAAAACGGGTTTGCGTCTCGAAACTTCTCGGCCCACATTTGCTCGTGACAGGTGTACAATCGCCCTCACTCAAGGTGACCCCGATGCGGCTTTGGAAGAGAGCggcaagaggatgaggaggtaTGTAGTGCTTAGTGATTTGAGTGAAGAGAGTAGGTACGCTGTGGAATGGGCTATTGGGACTGTAGCAAGGGACGGTGATGAAATCTTTCTCATCTCagtcaaggaagatgagagtaAACGTGAGTGCACTACAGTtcattttcctcatcatgtAGCTAATGTAACGAGACAGTCGACCCGAAATCTTGGTCAGAGTCCGATAGGGCTCAAAAATTGAGGATCCAGAAAGAGCGTCAGACGACCACCTTGCTTCTTGTGAAGCAAGTGACTGGATTGCTATCGAGGACACGTTTGCAGATCACTGTGACTTGTCAATTCCTGCACGCAAAGAATGCTCGTCATATGCTTATTGGTAGGTTTTTTTCCGTATTTTTTTGGTTATTGGGCGAAACTGACGTATTCCAGATTTAATCGACTTTTTGGAACCTACTATGGTAATAGTCGGCTCCCGAGGATTGGGCAAACTTCAAGGGTACGTTCTAGACCTCTAGCAGTGATTTTGTCTAATACTTCTCTAGTATCCTCTTGGGTTCCACTTCGCATTATCTCGTCCAAAAGTCTTCCGTTCCCGTCATGGCAAGTCTTTTGCAGACGTCAAATCATGATAATGCTAATTTCCCTTCTAGGTGGCTCGTCGACGTCTTCTCCGACCCCTTCGGAGGACCAATCCTGCCAACCTCCGACACTCACCCCGTGTTAGTCTTGCTTCCGCTAGTATCGAAAAGGCGGCATCGAGCaagcaagaagatgatgtggtCGATGTGgcgcaagaagaggagacgaCGGATGAGGCTGCCATCGCTGCCGAGCGGCAGTAAATTAGATGTGTGCTTTCaattttccttttccgACTTCTACATCCGAGTCTTGTAAGGATATAGGTGTTATGGATGCGAAACATAGATATTGCCTCGATCTTTCTTTAGGCAGCGGTTGTAAAAGTACAAGATACATGAACGCGGGAGACTGGGCAGTTTTGTGGGAAATGATCAGTCGCAAGGTGTAGTTCACTGGGCCTGATGCAGCGGACCTCGTAATAAATCATGTCATCTCAACAGCTTTGTATTCTCATTACTCAGAAATAAATGTACCTGCTCACCTTGACGAGGAACGCCACTAGATACCACTCGGTGTGTTGTCCACGCAACTAAACTTCGATCCTTAAGACTCATagcaagatgatgataggTCGATGCAAACTTAAGAAGACATTGAGTCAGCGCTTCGGGTAGGGGATCTGGAATCGCTCTGTCGTCTTCGTCCAGAGACTAAGTTGAAGTGGGTTCTTGAGAGACGACAATCGTGCAGATGACTAAGACCTGAATGGTAAGTGGTGGTAAGCGAACCCGCAACGTTTCGTCGGGCTTCGGAGACTTTTTTCATTTCCCTGTCGCAAGCTTTAGTGATCTTATGAGTGTACAAACCAATGACCCTCCTATCATTGTGGTGTAGTATAATAGATGAAACTTGGAAATAAAGAAGTTGGGCAGACGCCCCTCAGAAGGACAGACGTCCCATTCCCACATCAAGTATTTAAGAGGTTTTTACGCAAGTAAAATGAATCTGCCTTTTCAGTGATTACGTAACGTAACAC includes:
- a CDS encoding large subunit ribosomal protein L22: MVRYASAHIAASNPEKFAKARGEYLRTHFKNMREVAAALSGMNLKKAYTYLADVQDHKQVIPFRRFAGGIGRASQAKQFKTTKGRWPEKSVKFILRLLKNAESNAEAKDLDVEELIIKNIVVQQAPKTRRRTYRAHGRINPYQGHPCHIEIILSVPSSEVPRAKDLDTTTSKKAETIAAIEA
- a CDS encoding cystathionine gamma-lyase, whose product is MSYHQFATRAIHIGSEPDPSTGAVVPSLSVATTFKQDGINKTRGFDYSRSGNPTRSSLEQLLTSLETAPLSDAQGESFVFSSGSAATAAIAHWVTLAKKEGGAGGADGNGGGGHILAVNDVYGGTARYFSRVARPTGLDITYLDMIEAGEEGIRAAIRPDTRLVWLEIPTNPTLLVHPLPLISSIVKSLPEENRPLVLVDTTFLSSFNFTPLISTSPDSPPLADIAYSSLSKYSSGHSDIILGSVTVSPQTARFRPELIKALRFLQNSMGACPSPRDCHLMIRSLKTLSTRMIKHGVNALRIAAFLDNHPQVSEVRYPGYKEDRGFSQIRPLLSENLKRELEFLGWEFPWAATPAGETKKLKENSLAYVRTLGIPFGGVVTFILKDATLEQAEKFCTSLNIISLAESLGGVESLIEVPSGMTHASLPKESLEKLGITASLVRFSVGIEDYEDLIEDLKTGFEAIKQ